Within Molothrus ater isolate BHLD 08-10-18 breed brown headed cowbird chromosome Z unlocalized genomic scaffold, BPBGC_Mater_1.1 matZ_random_MA36, whole genome shotgun sequence, the genomic segment gcagccccagcacgggcagggcctgctcctgccccgccgggcagtgcccacagccacagcccacgccagcctcagccccagcctgcctcCCCAGGCCTGTGGCCTCacctgggctctctccagctggcagcagcaggtcccCATTCACTGCTCTTGCTGCCGGCcttcagctcctccctgctggctcccgTCAATCTCCGGCTGTCCTCAAGATCTTCCTTGTAGCTGTGGCCAAAGTGGAGGCTCTGGAATTGCTTGCaaggcctggcagagctgccgTCCCGGagccctctgtgctccctgctggcccCCTCCGTCCCCTCAGCCCCGCCATGCTCTCAGTGAAGCCCCAGCCCCCTTCAGTTTCTTCAGCCCCTCACAGTCCTCTCACCCCCCTCAGTTCCTTCTTACCCATCCTGTCCCCTGAGACCCGTCAGCccctcagcctgtgccactTCCCTGTCACCTCAGTGCCACCATGGCCCTcggctgccccacagccctcagccccagcagcagctcagggtcaCCGTCCCTTCGGCGCCACCGCCCCCTCAGTCCCCTCCACCCCCTCTGTCTCACcgtccttcagcagctcctcaggggacAGTGCCTGGGGCCAGCGGCAGCTCCCACCGCTCCAGGGACAGCCggggctggaagtgctgctccgcccggcccggccgccaGCTCGgacccagcacaggggcaggggacacagggggcaCCGGGGGAAAAGCAAGAGGTGAAAAAGGCagctgagggggaaaagagCTAAAAATGCAGCCTAGGCCTACACAGCTTAATCTATGCATCTAAACTTCCACATACCTCTAACTAAATAGCTATGCActttatacataaatatatatatgttacTCTATACACATATAAATGTAAATCTCAAAATCTATAAATGAAactacatatatataaatataaaattccATAACATCTATAAATGTGATGGAATTATtaaaaagatatatatatattgatttAACTATATAAACACACCTgtataaatctataaatataactatatataaaaatatatacatatatattttataatatgtatatttaaaaataaatatataattatctATATTGATTTACTATATAAACACACTTgtataaatctataaatataACTATTGGGATATACAAATAAACTTATAGAAATCTATAAATCTATGTATAAATGGAGAGATTCCACCTGCCCGATGGtcacaggctctctctctgaTTCTTCTTCTCACGCAGGGCAGCCCTCCTGGCGAGGTAGATCAGGTGGATATCTGGGAAACAAAGGGAACACTGGGTCAATATTGGCCTCTGTGCATCTTTCCATTTTGAAGTAACTGTACTTCTatcaaagactgaaaaaatggCCTGAAAGGCAGACTCTTATTTGACAATTTCAGACCTGCTCTTTAAAGAACAGGGATCTTTCCAAGTTTTcaaaacttctgaaatttttAAGAATCCAAATAAAGTCTCAGCCCTTGCAGTACAAAGGGCACCCCCAAGAGCTTGAAACACAGCCAGTCCCAGCTGCCACAGAGAAACTCAGCCTTGTTCTTTCTCTGTGCTGACAGAGAGACCTCAGTCCTCGCTGAAATGGCTGAAGCTGaaggtgctgggagctgagtcATGAACCAACTCCATTACCTGGCATCTACAAACTGCCCTCTGCAGTGAGCAACAGCTCCTCCAAAACAAccaccagctctggcaggaagggctggcagggacagagctccaTACCAGGCCTGCAGGCTGCACCAGCTTTGCTCAAGAATGCAGATCCAAAGTGCTCTATCTCTCCTTTAGTTCTCGCTAATTTAaaggaataatttcattttttccttgagCTACTGGATTTGCGACTGATGATTTCCTTGGCCTCAGAGCTTCTGCtccttgtatttttaatgtatctCACTACAGCTATCAGCAGACTGTGGTACTACATTGATTTAATGCTTGGAGACAAAACCTCAGACTTCTACACTGAgtttttgctgggtttttcctctcttgtttCAAGAGTCACTCAGTGTCAGAGCCTCTAGAGCACTGACACCCTGCAGCAAATTTATCCATGGACATCAGCACAAAACTGGGACACCTGAGTTGGTGACACAAGTCCCACAAGGTCAGGTTTACTCCCTGCTCTCTTGCCCCAGCAGAGGACTCGGTGTCAGAGCCTCTGGAGAAGTGtggagggcagggctcaggcaggTTGTGCCCGTGCAGGATTTGAACTCAAGGCACTAGGAGCACCAAGCCTGCAGACAGGAACTCAACTCTTCTCATCTCCCTTGCTGCCAGAggcaggctcagagcagccatCTCACACCTCTCTAAACCAGTGGGGGCTCTGTCCTTACCAAGCTCCTCGGGCTCCTGGGAATTGTTCCTGCAGCTCTCGGTGCCAGCCAAagctccctctgctgcagctctgtccacAGGCTCCCCTCCTGAAGACTCAGGGGCAACATTAATATTCCCCttgaaagagaaacagaaaggaagaaacccTTCTCACCACTTACACAAAACACCCGGTCCAACACCTCCATGGCTCACACAATTAATCCCTTGTTCCTAACAAGAACTCTGGGCCCCAAAGCCCTTCAACAGTCAAAAAGATTTGACTTCTCAAACACAGTCCAAAAGCTGTCTAAGCTGACAGTGTTGAACATGGGGGTGACACTGAACACGTGGAATGGCTGCTAAGGAAGGagtcctgccagctcctggcacagggatgtgctcctccctccacagccctgagcacagcagtcTCATCCATCATCAGACAGTCTTGCTGTCTGGCCAGTTTGCCCAGCTGAGGATTTCCCAGATGGAAactgggctgcaggcagcagcttcctgagAGGACAagaaagctgcagctccagcccagccccagccacggCTCTGGGTGCGCCTACACGCACGGCAGGGCTCACACAGCAgtagcagctgcagcccagcccttgcTTTGCCTTGGCCTTCCCAGCCAAAAGAGGCACAGCCCGCATCTGCTGCTGCAACAGAGGCACCTCTGGCATGCCCCTCCCTGCACGGGACACTTGGCCTTCAGTGCCACTTCTCCAAACactcttctcttctttcccatCAAACAAAGCCTCTTAGAACCTACAAagcttcctcttcctcaccacAAATGCCCCTGCACCAGGGATTCTTCTGAGGAAAACAAGCACCCAAACGTGGCCATCGCCTTTCACCCTCATTTAAGGGCTATCCCcctttttcattcccttttcttCTGGAAATCTTCTTTCACCAAGCAAAGCGTTCCCTGTCCATTCACAGCTGAACTCaagaagcttttccttctcagcCATGCAACAACATTCACAAGCTCTCAGTCCAGCCCCTTTCTTCCCTGCCCAATGCAGTTacctgagcagagggagaaaacaTCTCCTCCAGTGTCTCAAGCACCATGTCCAGATCTGGCGGTGGCAATTCCTCTTCCCCAGGAGTTTTCCACAGCCAGCTGGGGGCTGTCCATGCTGCAAAACCTGCACTGccacctggagtgctggggGCTGAAGTGTCTGGCCTGGCTGCAAGAATCCAAACACATTGGTCAGGCTCCACGATGTGTCTTTGGGATGCAGAGCTCTAGTGCTGCCTTGCATCAAACATCACAGGAAGCACACAGCAACCTCTGTTCCAGAAATGCATTCAGACTTCCCAGGGGATTGGAGGAGTGAGTTCttcctcttaaaaatatttatcctaATTGACATGTAGATAGATTAAAGCATGGACTGGAAATCTGATatagacacagacacacacaaacaccttATAATCACAGCCTTTTGCATTTTCCCAGCAGCTTTAGGATTTGGCTGCTTGACTTTCTCATCACAATCGACCACAGAAAGTGGATTCACCCAGGAACAGCCCAgatctgcacacacacactgaaatTAAAGTGTGAGATTTTTCTAAAAACAACCTTGAGGGTGAGGCCatattctgcagctgcagctgttgtGGGGTACACAGAGCTCATTTCAATGGCACGCCTTGATTTGCAGGGCAGGCAGTCTTAAACATCTGCAATATCCTATCAGAGTCCTAGTCTGGCTTCATTCAAAGAAAGAGGAGAGTGCACCTTACACTGACCACTTGTTAGGCAATATCTTTCACCTTGCCCTTGTACCCCTACACAGAGGCTGTCTGGAAAATGCCCAGAACACCCTCCAAAtctgcagcaaggacaggaaaagcaggcagagaatctttctgttttcaaggTCCCCCTTCCTAGGCGACTTGACACTTTCTACCTGATTCTCACTTGAGATCTACCCATGATagagcactgcaggaaaacactTTAAAGGGTCATTAACCAGGACCTGCTTGGAAAGCAAGGGTAGAAGCTCTTTCCCTACCTGATGGGCTGAGGGCTGGCAACTGCTGCTCTGAAgatgtgcagctgctcctctctgaaGAGACCATGGAAGGGTTGTGATGGTCTACAGGAACCAGAGGAACGATGAGCTCAGGTTGGCATTTAAGCTTCATGGGAACCAGTGGAGTGATGAGCTCATGGCTGGATTGAAATTTGCCTGTGCCTGGTTCCTCCGATGAAATCCCAGGAAGTCCAGATGTGGCAAAGACTTTCTTGGGTGACCTTAGGAAAACATCAGCCTCCTGAGCACCTGCACTTAGCCTGGAAGGGCCTGGAAGCAGCTCTAAACCCTCAGATGAGGCAGCAGCAAGGTTGTGGTACGAGAGCACTGTGTAGGAgtgagaagaagaaaggaagaaaagggaaggctTGGTCACTATTGGTCTTTGGGTGTGTTTCCCTTGGCAGCAACTGTACTTCTGTCAGGGAAGACAAAAGCTCCCATCCTCCCAAGCAGggtgagaaagaagaaaaaaagaaccaaacatGTTCTGGAGGTATTCAACTAGCAGTTCCTTGTCTACTGAACTCTCCCCTGTTCATTCAATTGTCTGGGAAAACTGTCCTGCTGCCCTACCCTGGAAGGAGGCAGCTGCCAGAAACCCAACTGGCAGGTTGGGTTTTCTCCGCTGCCCCGGAGGGACAGGAGGCTCGCTCCAGCTGGGCCAAAGCCCTCAGCTCACACGCACTCACGGAGAGCTCCCCAAgcatcccagggcagggcaaggagcAGCGCCAGCCACGGCGCACcgctgggccagctgcagccGAGCGGGCCAGGCTGTGGTGAGCGCAGCCGCGGCGGGActgtcccgcagccccggcagccCGGCAGAGCCGGCACAGCACCCGGGTCCTGCCGGCACAGCTGCCTGGCCCAAggacagcccctgtgccagccgGGGCAGCTgcgctgagcagccccagcacgggcAGGGCCCGCTCCTGCCCCGCCGGGCAGTGCCCACGGCCACAGCCCACGCCACCGTCCTCGCCTGCAGCTCCCCCCCCGTCTCACCGGCTCTGGGCGGTTGCCCGGCGGGGAAGGAGGGCACCGCCCGCTCcgtgtggagctgctggaagcgTCTGGGCTGGCGGCTGCGCACGTCCAGCCCCGCCGCCAGCCGCTGCCTGTTGGCCCTGGTCAGGCGCTTGATGCGGAGCAGGAGGTCGGGGCGGTCGCGGCGAAAGTTGGGGTTCTTGAAGTGGAGCCAGCCCCCGGCATCGCCCGGCTCATCTGAGACAACCCAGCCCGGCACTTTGCGGAAGCCGTAGAGGTTGAGCTGCCGCACGAAGCTGCCGAAGTGCGTGGCTTGGAAGGAGTCCGGGGCTGGTCCCGCCCCCTCAGCGCCCGCCCCGTGGGCGTCGCCcgagctgagcagctcctgctcgaAGAGGGAGCGGTCGACGAGCAGCCCCTGGGCGCGGCTGTCCCAGCGCACGGAGCGGACGCGGGGGCTGTTCACCAGGCGCCACAGCTTGGCGGGGAAGGTGCTGGCGCTGAGCCCGGCGGGCAGCGGCAGCTCCGCCATGGCGTCGATCGCCGACTGTGCCCACAACGCCCGCAGCGCAACGGCCGCGGCTGCACCAGCGGCGCGCGGCCTGAGGGGGGCGCTGCGCTCGGGCCCGCGCGCGCCcagcgcggccccggcgcgggCCGGACTTGGCGGGGACGAGCGCGGcagagccggggctgcgggcacagcgcgggcggggcggctcCGGGGCTGGCCGGGCTCGGCTCGGCAGGGCCAGGTGCGAGCCCCCTCTTTCTCTGGCTGCAGTCATCCTTCTGCATTGGCTTTGCAGCACAACCCCAAAGCACCAAGGCAAGCACAGTAACTTTCAGAAAGGTCTAAACTGAGGAATCCCATCAGAAACTCTTCCTCTTTGTTCAGTGAAAGGAAAATCACTGTGTGTTCTGCATAGCCGAAGTCAGGAAAAACGTCTTAGTCTCAATAGCTTCTCTGTTTTGGTTGGGGATGCAAACAGTTCCTCATTTCCAAGCAGACAGGTCAAATGGGGGAAGGGGAAACGATGAAGGGACTTTAAGACATTCTTTTGGACACAcctcagcccctcagtgtccttcctgaattgaggggcccagaactggacacagttcGAGGGCGTGGCCTCTCCAGTGCCGAAtgcagggggacaatcactgccctggccctgctgccacaccATGGCTGGCACAGAACATGTTGCCCACATTCACCATCTCCGACGCCGTTCCCGCCCGCTCCGGCCTGCACATGGCTCCATTCAGCGGCGGGCAGGTAGGCGGCCGCTCCGCCAGGGCCGCCTGTGGGCGGGGGCGGCTCCGCCCACACCGCCATCTTCGGTGCGAGTGCCAGCGCCAGCGCCAGCGTTGGGGGGGGGAAGACAAAGCACTGCCCCCCCGACGGGTGAGGGCGAAAGGGTGGCCGGATGGGGCGGTGGTGGATCTGTGGGGACGGCCGGGGTCAGGGAGAGCCGGGAGGTGGCTGTGTGGAGGTCGGAGGGGTCGATGGGGGCTGGAGGGAaggtgctggggagaggggcaggaccCCCGCGGGatgtgggagagcagaggaggtgtgggagcagctggtgTGTGTGGGAAGCTGAATCACAGAATCGGTCGACTTGAGATCACCCTGTGCAACCCCCCTGCCAAGGAGTCACCTGGAGTGGGTGACAGAGGACCACacccaggtgggtttgggatgtctCCAGAGGGGGTAACTCCACGCTTTCCTGGTGTCAGGAAAATCCACAAAcgtttatgtccaaaaaggagacagaggagtccttcgcctttattcgaataaaggAAAGGAGTCCACCGGCGCGCATGGCCGTGGGGTTTTCTCTCTCAGGGTTTCGGAGGGCGCAGCCTCGTTTTATCCTGAGCTCCTGGCCGCATGTTGccctctgcctttccccttTGGCTGAGGTACAGCCTTCCTGAACCGCCTACCCCATATCCCCCCTTAAACCTCCAGTTCTACCCCAAAGTTCCGAAGTTCAGCCTGGTACAGACCCACTTGTCTGTCTCAGGAGCCAAActgtctgagctctgcagcaaaCCTGCTGCCCAAAGTCAGTAGAGACATTAAGACTCATTTCAGTTAATTGTAAAGACATTAGCACAGATCTTTCCTCTCAGTTCCTCCTCTTCTTATTTCTCAATCTGTCTTTACACCCCCTGCTGACTTTTCCTTGTCTGGTCCCTGCACTAGGTGTGGCAAGTAAATTCAGAGAATGAAGTCGATAATAACAGTTTATATAAACTCATTAATCACTTTGGCTACTGATAGCCAGAGTCTCCCATCCTTTTCTTCTAGCTGAGAAGTCCAAATCTCCAGAGTTTTCGTGACCTTGACTGAAGTGGGATAGGTCGATCCGTgttcagctctcctggctgctctctctgcagtCCCGGTTGGATTTTATGAACAGTAAAGTCCAAAGGCAGCATCTGTGCTAACTGGGCTTCGTGTCAAAAGAGATTTCACAAGACACGGTATCCTGGCCACACACTAGTTTAAATAGACATCTCCTCCCTGCTACCTTGAAAATGAATAAGGTAAGAATCCCAAACAATTAAAAGGGGAATAATTGAATATTCCCTCGGCTTTGGCTCTTATCTTGCCAAACCTAATGGCAAAAGCCATGCCCAGGGCATCTTAGTTTCTGTTAACAGCTTCAAAGTGTTTATTCGTCCATTCATCCTTTCTACTTGGCCTGAATTCTCAGGGTGCCAGGGAATATGGAGGTCCCACTGAAATCTCAAAGCAGCTATAATCCCTTGAAGGATCCCCCTGTAAAACCAGCTTCCCCCGTCCAAGTCTACTGCCTTCACAATCCCATATTCAGAAACCATTTGTTAA encodes:
- the LOC118699159 gene encoding uncharacterized protein LOC118699159, which gives rise to MAVWAEPPPPTGGPGGAAAYLPAAEWSHVQAGAGGNGVGDGESPALPRSSPPSPARAGAALGARGPERSAPLRPRAAGAAAAVALRALWAQSAIDAMAELPLPAGLSASTFPAKLWRLVNSPRVRSVRWDSRAQGLLVDRSLFEQELLSSGDAHGAGAEGAGPAPDSFQATHFGSFVRQLNLYGFRKVPGWVVSDEPGDAGGWLHFKNPNFRRDRPDLLLRIKRLTRANRQRLAAGLDVRSRQPRRFQQLHTERAVPSFPAGQPPRAVLSYHNLAAASSEGLELLPGPSRLSAGAQEADVFLRSPKKVFATSGLPGISSEEPGTGKFQSSHELITPLVPMKLKCQPELIVPLVPVDHHNPSMVSSERSSCTSSEQQLPALSPSARPDTSAPSTPGGSAGFAAWTAPSWLWKTPGEEELPPPDLDMVLETLEEMFSPSAQGNINVAPESSGGEPVDRAAAEGALAGTESCRNNSQEPEELDIHLIYLARRAALREKKNQRESL